One Kribbella sp. NBC_00662 genomic region harbors:
- a CDS encoding DNA polymerase III subunit delta' yields MSVWDDLVGQEPAVAVLQKAVAGAAAVLRGEKGAAVAGMTHAWLITGPPGSGRSNAGRAFAAALQCANQGCGECNDCRTTLSGAHPDVSLIRTELLSIRVSEVRELVRRAAMSPTQGGWQVMVVEDADRLTEQAADALLKSIEEPAPRTVWVLCAPTVEDVVPTIRSRCRLLVLRTPPVAAVAEMLSRKLDVDQDLAWFAARAAQGHIGRARALARDEEVRDRRNKVLEVPFALRDLGACLKAAQQLVDAAKVEAKASAEKVDEKERAALEQALGVGTKGAKPREANAALKELEDQQKARAKRWERDVLDRSLVDMMALYRDVLVVQTRSGSELINAELHRNIEQLAARTTPEQTVRRIDAIGMCREAIEANVAPLVALEAMTVALFEGRNDGFTIPRRVLR; encoded by the coding sequence ATGAGCGTGTGGGATGACCTGGTCGGCCAGGAGCCGGCGGTCGCCGTACTGCAGAAGGCTGTCGCTGGCGCCGCCGCCGTACTGCGTGGTGAGAAGGGCGCCGCCGTTGCCGGGATGACGCACGCCTGGCTGATCACCGGCCCGCCCGGATCGGGCCGGTCGAACGCGGGTCGGGCGTTCGCGGCGGCGCTGCAATGCGCGAACCAAGGCTGCGGCGAGTGCAACGACTGCCGTACGACGCTCAGCGGCGCGCACCCGGACGTGTCGTTGATCCGCACCGAGCTGCTGTCGATCCGGGTCAGTGAGGTCCGTGAACTGGTCCGCCGGGCCGCGATGAGTCCGACGCAGGGCGGGTGGCAGGTCATGGTGGTCGAGGACGCGGACCGCCTGACCGAGCAGGCCGCGGACGCGTTGCTGAAGAGCATCGAGGAGCCGGCGCCGCGGACGGTCTGGGTGCTGTGCGCGCCGACGGTCGAGGACGTCGTACCGACGATTCGCTCGCGCTGCCGACTGCTGGTGCTGCGTACTCCGCCGGTCGCCGCGGTCGCGGAGATGCTCAGCCGGAAGCTCGACGTGGATCAGGATCTCGCCTGGTTCGCGGCGCGGGCGGCCCAGGGGCATATCGGCCGGGCGCGGGCGTTGGCCCGTGACGAGGAGGTCCGCGATCGGCGGAACAAGGTTCTCGAAGTACCGTTCGCGTTGCGTGACCTCGGGGCGTGCCTGAAGGCGGCGCAGCAGCTGGTCGACGCGGCCAAGGTCGAGGCGAAGGCCAGTGCTGAGAAGGTCGACGAGAAGGAGCGGGCCGCGCTCGAGCAGGCGCTCGGTGTCGGGACGAAGGGCGCCAAACCGCGCGAGGCGAATGCCGCCCTGAAGGAGCTCGAGGACCAGCAGAAGGCGCGCGCCAAGCGCTGGGAACGCGACGTGCTCGACCGCTCACTCGTCGACATGATGGCGCTGTACCGGGACGTGCTGGTGGTGCAGACGCGGTCCGGCAGTGAGCTGATCAACGCGGAGCTGCACCGCAACATCGAGCAGCTCGCGGCGCGGACGACCCCGGAGCAGACCGTACGGCGCATCGACGCGATCGGGATGTGCCGCGAGGCGATCGAGGCGAACGTCGCACCGCTGGTCGCGCTCGAGGCGATGACGGTCGCATTGTTCGAGGGACGCAACGACGGGTTCACGATTCCGCGCCGGGTGCTGCGCTGA
- a CDS encoding DUF4190 domain-containing protein: MNQPPSEIQPVRQPLPPAESWLEGVPTPAQQKQDGYAVAALATSLPGLVPIAVVLAGIALRRIKRTGGRGKRLAYGALLVSLCWVIATAVAVTLNLIGEHRAGIGRTVSISQVAVGRCFNADLDADALKLVTIADCAAPHTGEAYAKVSAALVGLSVAQTGTVATQQCAGAFVEFVGKPYERSELDMYYVVLEDRDVADGNVLCLVGMPGTKLTGTMRGSQR; the protein is encoded by the coding sequence ATGAACCAGCCGCCCTCCGAGATCCAGCCTGTGCGGCAGCCGTTGCCGCCGGCTGAGTCATGGCTCGAGGGCGTCCCGACTCCGGCGCAGCAGAAGCAGGACGGGTACGCCGTCGCGGCGCTCGCGACCAGCCTGCCCGGTCTGGTGCCGATCGCCGTCGTACTGGCCGGGATCGCGTTGCGCCGGATCAAGCGGACCGGCGGCCGCGGGAAGCGGCTCGCGTACGGTGCGTTGCTGGTGTCGCTGTGCTGGGTGATCGCGACCGCGGTCGCGGTGACACTCAACCTGATCGGCGAGCACCGGGCGGGGATCGGCCGGACGGTCTCGATCTCGCAGGTCGCCGTCGGCCGTTGCTTCAACGCGGACCTGGACGCCGATGCGCTGAAGCTGGTGACGATCGCGGACTGTGCCGCGCCGCACACCGGGGAGGCGTACGCGAAGGTGAGCGCGGCGCTGGTCGGGCTGTCCGTCGCACAGACCGGGACGGTGGCGACGCAGCAGTGCGCGGGCGCGTTCGTGGAGTTCGTCGGGAAGCCGTACGAGCGGTCCGAGCTGGACATGTACTACGTCGTACTGGAAGATCGTGACGTTGCTGACGGCAACGTCCTCTGTCTGGTCGGGATGCCGGGGACCAAGCTGACGGGTACGATGCGCGGATCACAGCGGTAA